One Vicinamibacteria bacterium genomic window, CTCCATGGTCAGGAGGGCATCTCCCGGGGGGGAGCCGCCGAAGCCACGGCAGTCGAAGCGAACGACCTGATGGCTGGCGGCGAGGGCCTGCACCTGGGCGTCCCACATCGTCCGGTTCAAGGGGAACGCATGGAGGAGGAGGAGAGCGCGGCCGCTCCCCTTGGCCTCGTACTCCAGGTCGGCTCCCGCGATCTTGACTTTCATAGCTCGAGCCTCCCTGGCGGCCGGCCCCCAGGGCGCGCGCCCCTAAGGGGCTTCGGCGAATTGTATGCGGACGGCCTTGCCACCGGCGATCCCTTGGGCGCACCATTGCCGGCATGGATCGGAGGCTTGCCGGCTACGAGGAGTTCTGGCCGTACTACGTCTCCCAGCACCTGAACCCGGTCAACCGGGCCTTGCATTTCGTGGGCACCACGGCACTCCTGGTAGGGGGCGCTGCCGCCCTGCTCGTGTCACCCTGGTGGTTCGCGACCGCCCCCGTCGCCGCCTACGGCTTCGCCTGGGTGGGCCACTTTCTCTTCGAGAAAAACACCCCCGCCACTTTTGCTCACCCGCTCTGGTCGCTTCGGGGCGACTTGCGCATGTATCAGCTGATCTGGCGTGGCCGCCTGGGTCCGGAGATAGCCCGCGCCCGGGAGCTGTTCCCGCCCCAAGTCAAGACCGAAGCCTAACCCTTCCCGTCCGGGAAGGCAGA contains:
- a CDS encoding DUF962 domain-containing protein gives rise to the protein MDRRLAGYEEFWPYYVSQHLNPVNRALHFVGTTALLVGGAAALLVSPWWFATAPVAAYGFAWVGHFLFEKNTPATFAHPLWSLRGDLRMYQLIWRGRLGPEIARARELFPPQVKTEA